One stretch of Eretmochelys imbricata isolate rEreImb1 chromosome 1, rEreImb1.hap1, whole genome shotgun sequence DNA includes these proteins:
- the LOC144259003 gene encoding claudin-34-like: MRTDEDLEAMFSLFKRITLQLVGVSLGSLGWILSCITTRHAEWRLWLVNNTTIFSSGIAHVGIWKICFPPNLKISSDYDIVCCHEFNFNENFFPVEMFLAQILLLIATFLGGLGIFFTFLSPWHFYMGTMRKTQAICLFLAGGILYIIAGLCVLVPVSWNFYSVANNSSIPFPPSFHLPSGPVAQRIGIAIPMGISSGLMLLISGLFSLCIRSPVTSIRVNPMNPRS; this comes from the coding sequence ATGAGGACTGATGAAGATCTTGAGGCAATGTTTTCTCTATTTAAAAGGATTACCCTCCAACTAGTTGGCGTTTCTTTGGGCTCTCTCGGCTGGATTTTATCCTGTATTACAACAAGGCATGCAGAGTGGAGGCTGTGGCTTGTGAATAATACCACCATCTTCTCCTCTGGTATTGCCCATGTGGGAATCTGGAAAATCTGCTTTCCCCCAaacttaaaaatctccagtgattaTGATATAGTGTGCTGTCACGAATTCAATTTCAATGAAAACTTTTTCCCTGTGGAAATGTTTCTTGCCCAGATCCTCCTGCTCATTGCTACTTTCTTGGGAGGATTAGGaatatttttcactttcttaTCACCATGGCACTTTTATATGGGAACAATGCGCAAAACTCAGGCTATCTGCTTGTTTCTAGCTGGAGGGATCTTATATATAATTGCAGGTCTCTGTGTCTTAGTTCCAGTGAGCTGGAATTTCTATTCGGTAGCAAACAATAGCAGCATCCCCTTTCCTCCTTCTTTCCACCTGCCCTCTGGCCCAGTAGCACAGAGAATTGGGATTGCTATTCCTATGGGGATCTCATCTGGCCTCATGTTGCTTATAAGTGGGCTCTTTTCCCTCTGTATCAGATCTCCTGTGACATCAATTAGGGTAAACCCTATGAACCCAAGATCTTAA